A part of Prolixibacteraceae bacterium genomic DNA contains:
- a CDS encoding Zn-dependent hydrolase, whose translation MRQFFTLSTLSILILLGCNPSKEEYKCNTNAQKLSGEYAPFALTTNTSHLSDNQKELLPILFEVADIMDELYWKQAWGDKEDLLSRITDDHLREITLINYGPWNRLDGQKSFIVNIPKKSLGAELYPKDMHKEEFDQFLSPIKTSNFSLIKRDSLGALKAIPYHIAYKASLQKASTLLLKAASLAEDSKFKAYLTKRAKSLITDEYYESDIAWMDIADSKIDFVVGPIENYEDQLYGYKTSYEGIVLIKDERQSEQLDQLISILPELQKTLPVAEAYKSEVPSLHSKLGIYDMIYSQGDGNAAGKTIAINLPNDAKIRNTKGSRQMLLRNAMRAKFDKIVIPITREVIVKEQQQYVNFDAFLQNTIFIHLANSLGMRQTLDGDKTVAESLKEHYTTIESCKADILSLYLLSNTQELGEDHDIKNNYVTIMADIFRSLRFGEASNSGKANMIRFNYFCQYGAFEKDMITGKYQVNFEKMNEAMKNLATKLLTIEGDGDYQKASELIEDLAIVPADLKADLVKIRNAGIPRDIVFEQGIDQLEL comes from the coding sequence ATGAGACAATTCTTTACTTTGTCAACTCTTTCCATCTTAATTCTGTTAGGATGTAACCCCTCTAAAGAAGAGTACAAGTGTAACACCAATGCCCAAAAACTTTCAGGAGAGTACGCTCCTTTCGCATTAACCACCAATACAAGTCACCTAAGTGATAACCAAAAAGAGTTACTTCCCATCCTCTTTGAAGTGGCAGATATCATGGATGAGCTTTATTGGAAACAAGCATGGGGCGACAAAGAAGATCTATTAAGCCGTATAACTGATGATCATCTAAGAGAGATAACTCTTATTAACTATGGACCTTGGAATCGATTAGATGGACAGAAATCATTTATTGTTAACATCCCAAAGAAATCTTTAGGTGCTGAACTTTATCCTAAGGATATGCATAAAGAGGAGTTTGACCAGTTCCTGTCCCCAATAAAGACTAGCAACTTTTCTCTTATTAAAAGAGACTCCTTAGGAGCTCTTAAAGCGATACCTTACCATATTGCTTACAAAGCATCGCTACAAAAAGCATCTACCCTACTTCTTAAAGCGGCATCCCTTGCAGAGGATAGTAAATTTAAAGCGTATCTAACCAAACGAGCAAAGTCACTGATCACAGACGAATACTATGAGAGTGATATTGCATGGATGGATATTGCCGATAGTAAAATAGATTTTGTTGTTGGCCCTATCGAGAACTATGAAGATCAACTATATGGATATAAGACCTCTTATGAAGGGATCGTATTAATTAAAGATGAAAGACAATCAGAACAACTAGATCAACTGATATCTATTCTTCCCGAACTACAAAAAACACTCCCTGTAGCAGAAGCATACAAAAGTGAAGTTCCATCACTGCACTCGAAGCTTGGGATCTATGATATGATCTACTCTCAAGGAGATGGAAATGCAGCAGGTAAGACAATTGCGATAAATTTACCTAACGATGCCAAGATAAGAAATACCAAAGGAAGTCGTCAGATGCTCTTACGCAATGCAATGAGAGCCAAATTTGATAAGATCGTTATTCCTATAACAAGAGAGGTGATTGTAAAAGAGCAACAGCAGTATGTAAATTTTGATGCTTTTCTTCAAAACACGATCTTTATTCATCTAGCCAACAGTCTCGGCATGCGACAAACTCTTGATGGAGACAAAACAGTTGCCGAGAGCCTTAAAGAGCACTACACCACCATCGAGTCTTGTAAAGCAGATATTCTATCACTATATCTTCTATCAAACACACAAGAGCTTGGAGAAGATCATGACATCAAGAACAACTATGTAACGATCATGGCTGATATCTTTAGATCACTACGTTTTGGAGAAGCAAGTAACAGCGGTAAAGCCAACATGATTCGTTTCAACTATTTCTGTCAATATGGAGCATTCGAAAAAGACATGATAACAGGAAAGTATCAAGTCAACTTTGAGAAGATGAATGAAGCCATGAAGAATTTAGCAACAAAATTGCTTACTATTGAAGGAGATGGTGACTATCAAAAAGCATCAGAGCTTATTGAGGATCTAGCCATAGTACCTGCAGACCTTAAAGCAGATCTTGTTAAAATAAGAAATGCAGGAATCCCTAGAGATATAGTATTTGAACAAGGAATAGATCAGTTAGAACTATAA
- a CDS encoding Zn-dependent hydrolase, whose product MKNRLLLITLSLSLLMGCSTSKVEYVCSTDATKLAGEYIPVKLTTDVSHLSKNQQKILPLLFEVSDIMDNIYWKQAWGNKEVLFEHIKDNNLRKLTTINYGPWNRLDGDNSFIVGIGNKSLGAEFYPKDMTKDEFDQLKDPNKTSHYTIIKRDSMNNLKVVPYHLAYKSELDKASSLLKQAATLAENPPFKAYLESIAQSLVDDNYYKSDMAWMDIKDSKLNFVVGPIERYEDQLYGYKNSFEAIVLVRDDSWSNKIDHIIQLLPQLQKALPVDETYKSEVPSLNSHLDVCDVVYCKGDGNGAGKTIALNLPNNPKVQQAKGSRRIYLKNCMKAKFDKIMVPISKELIVREQQQYVTFDAFFDNTLLLEIAHGLGMNHTVDGKHTVMEQLKEHYSVIELGKADIVGLFLINELDKVKALGENHDIKDNYVTIMAGIFRALRFGGANTHGKANMIRFNYFCKYGAFEKDMVTGKYHVDFDKMHDAMVNLSKIYLKLQGDGNYDKASAFIYDLAVIPADLEADLVKLETAGIPRDIVFEQGLDQLDL is encoded by the coding sequence ATGAAAAATAGATTACTTTTAATCACCTTATCCCTATCTCTCCTGATGGGATGTAGCACATCTAAGGTCGAATATGTGTGTAGTACCGACGCAACAAAACTTGCAGGAGAGTACATCCCTGTAAAATTAACTACAGATGTCTCACACCTATCCAAGAATCAACAGAAGATACTACCTCTTCTTTTCGAAGTTTCGGATATTATGGATAATATCTATTGGAAACAAGCATGGGGAAATAAAGAGGTATTGTTCGAACATATTAAGGATAATAATTTAAGGAAGCTTACTACAATAAATTATGGGCCATGGAATCGTCTAGATGGGGATAACTCTTTTATCGTAGGCATCGGCAATAAATCCTTAGGAGCTGAATTCTATCCTAAGGATATGACGAAAGATGAGTTTGACCAATTGAAAGACCCAAATAAGACGAGTCATTACACCATCATTAAGAGAGATTCAATGAACAACCTTAAAGTTGTTCCTTATCATCTTGCCTATAAATCGGAGTTGGACAAAGCTTCTAGCCTCCTAAAACAGGCAGCAACACTTGCTGAAAATCCCCCTTTTAAGGCTTACCTAGAGTCGATAGCTCAATCATTGGTAGATGACAACTACTATAAGAGTGACATGGCATGGATGGATATTAAAGATAGTAAATTAAACTTTGTGGTTGGGCCTATTGAACGTTACGAGGACCAATTGTATGGTTACAAAAACTCATTTGAGGCGATTGTTCTTGTGAGAGATGACAGTTGGTCTAATAAAATAGATCATATCATACAACTACTCCCTCAACTGCAAAAAGCGCTCCCTGTGGATGAGACATATAAGAGTGAAGTCCCATCTCTAAATTCACATCTAGATGTTTGTGATGTGGTCTATTGCAAAGGAGATGGTAATGGTGCAGGAAAAACCATTGCATTAAACCTTCCAAACAATCCCAAAGTGCAACAAGCCAAAGGTAGTCGAAGAATATATCTAAAGAACTGCATGAAGGCCAAGTTCGATAAGATTATGGTGCCTATTAGTAAAGAACTTATCGTTCGAGAGCAACAACAGTATGTAACTTTTGATGCATTCTTTGACAATACATTACTTTTAGAGATCGCGCACGGGTTAGGGATGAACCATACTGTTGATGGAAAACACACGGTGATGGAACAACTGAAGGAACACTACTCTGTCATTGAGTTGGGTAAAGCAGATATCGTTGGACTTTTCCTTATCAATGAACTAGACAAGGTGAAAGCACTTGGTGAGAATCATGATATCAAAGATAATTACGTCACTATTATGGCTGGGATATTTAGAGCACTACGTTTTGGTGGGGCAAATACACATGGTAAGGCCAATATGATTCGTTTCAACTATTTCTGTAAGTATGGGGCATTCGAGAAAGACATGGTAACAGGCAAATATCATGTAGACTTCGACAAAATGCATGATGCTATGGTTAACCTCTCTAAGATATATCTAAAGCTACAAGGTGATGGCAATTATGACAAAGCTTCTGCATTTATATATGATCTAGCAGTCATCCCTGCCGATCTTGAGGCTGACCTAGTAAAACTAGAGACTGCTGGCATACCAAGAGATATTGTATTTGAACAAGGGTTAGATCAGTTAGATCTATAA
- a CDS encoding nitric-oxide reductase large subunit, protein MKKLWIYFAVVMVVSFAVLGYYGVEIYREAPPIPTKVVNSNGETIFTKQDIQEGQQIWQSIGGQELGSIWGHGAYTAPDWNADWIHREATYLLDGWSEKEFHRSYDDLDTEQQAALKSRLTKQIRKNTYNSDTDQIVLSLQREDAVNSNVTYYSKLFSDDPDLSHLREQYAMKENTLSGHEKLFKLGAFFFWTSWACTTDRPNQNITYTNNWPAEELIGNKPSGSLLLWTGFSVIMLLAGIGVLAFYHAKKQEDEIDEAHLPAEDPLMGINSTPSMRATLKYFWIVNFLILFQVVMGVVTAHYGVEGQGLYGIPLAKFLPYSITRTWHVQIAIFWIATSWLATGLYIAPAVSGYEPKYQRLGVNFLFISLLIIVVGSLIGQLLGVMQQLGLTTNFWFGHQGLEYVDLGRFWQIYLFVGLILWLILMLRALMPALKRNHSDKNLLLLFIISAVAIALFYGAGLTWGQHTHLSVIEYFRWWVVHLWVEGFFEVFATVVIAFLFVRMKIINIKVATFTAISSATIFLVGGIIGTFHHLYFTGTPTAVLALGSTFSALEVVPLVFMGYEGFHNYRVMKATTWTINYKWPIYFFISVSFWNLVGAGIFGFMINPPIALYYIQGLNTTSVHAHTALFGVYGMLGIGLMLFVVKGLSRPQQWKQGLIRFAFWSLNIGLILMVLLSVLPVGLAQTVASVDKGLWYARSAEFHHLDYILVFKWLRFIGDTIFAVGTIVLAYFVIGLKFGWSYEKSDKS, encoded by the coding sequence ATGAAGAAATTATGGATTTACTTTGCCGTCGTAATGGTGGTATCCTTCGCTGTTCTAGGATACTACGGGGTAGAGATTTATAGAGAAGCACCACCTATCCCGACAAAGGTGGTAAATAGTAATGGGGAGACCATATTTACAAAACAAGATATCCAAGAAGGTCAGCAGATATGGCAGTCTATTGGAGGTCAAGAGTTAGGGAGTATATGGGGTCATGGGGCATATACAGCACCCGATTGGAATGCGGACTGGATTCACAGAGAGGCCACTTACCTATTAGATGGTTGGTCTGAGAAGGAGTTTCATCGTTCATACGATGATCTAGATACAGAGCAACAAGCGGCATTAAAATCACGTTTAACCAAACAGATCAGAAAGAATACCTATAATAGTGATACGGATCAGATTGTCCTATCGTTACAAAGAGAAGATGCAGTAAATAGTAACGTGACCTATTACAGTAAGTTATTCTCTGATGATCCAGATCTATCTCACTTGCGAGAGCAGTATGCCATGAAAGAGAATACACTCTCGGGGCATGAGAAATTATTTAAGCTTGGAGCCTTCTTCTTTTGGACTTCGTGGGCATGTACGACAGATCGACCGAACCAAAACATTACATATACAAATAACTGGCCAGCAGAAGAGTTGATAGGAAATAAACCATCAGGATCTTTACTATTATGGACAGGATTTAGTGTGATCATGTTATTGGCAGGTATTGGAGTTTTGGCATTCTATCATGCAAAGAAGCAAGAAGACGAGATTGATGAAGCTCACCTACCTGCAGAAGATCCTCTTATGGGTATTAACTCTACCCCATCGATGCGTGCGACATTAAAATATTTTTGGATCGTTAACTTTCTTATTCTGTTTCAAGTTGTCATGGGAGTGGTTACGGCACATTATGGTGTAGAGGGTCAAGGGTTATATGGAATTCCATTAGCGAAGTTCTTGCCATATTCTATCACACGTACATGGCATGTTCAGATAGCCATATTCTGGATCGCTACATCGTGGTTGGCCACAGGATTATATATTGCACCAGCGGTGTCAGGTTATGAGCCTAAATATCAACGACTAGGTGTTAACTTTCTTTTTATATCACTACTTATCATTGTGGTAGGATCGCTTATAGGTCAACTACTAGGTGTGATGCAACAACTGGGTTTGACTACAAACTTCTGGTTTGGACACCAAGGCTTAGAGTATGTTGATCTAGGTAGATTCTGGCAGATATATCTATTTGTAGGACTTATCTTATGGCTTATACTCATGTTAAGAGCACTAATGCCAGCACTTAAACGTAATCATTCGGATAAGAATCTACTTCTACTCTTTATTATCTCCGCAGTTGCTATTGCACTTTTCTATGGAGCAGGACTTACATGGGGACAACACACCCACCTCTCTGTTATAGAATATTTTAGATGGTGGGTTGTTCATCTATGGGTTGAAGGGTTCTTTGAAGTATTCGCAACAGTTGTAATTGCATTCCTTTTTGTACGAATGAAGATTATCAATATCAAAGTGGCGACCTTTACAGCGATTTCATCGGCGACCATATTCCTTGTCGGAGGTATAATAGGTACATTCCATCATCTATACTTCACAGGAACACCTACAGCTGTTTTAGCATTGGGATCTACATTTAGTGCCTTAGAGGTGGTACCCCTAGTGTTTATGGGTTATGAAGGATTCCATAACTATAGGGTGATGAAAGCGACCACGTGGACAATTAACTACAAGTGGCCTATATATTTCTTTATATCCGTTTCTTTTTGGAATCTTGTGGGTGCAGGGATATTTGGTTTCATGATTAATCCACCTATTGCATTATATTATATCCAAGGACTCAACACCACTTCTGTACATGCCCATACAGCACTCTTTGGGGTATATGGTATGTTAGGTATAGGATTGATGCTCTTTGTCGTTAAGGGATTATCGAGACCACAACAGTGGAAACAAGGGTTAATACGATTTGCTTTTTGGTCATTAAATATTGGTCTTATCTTAATGGTACTATTGAGTGTTCTTCCCGTAGGACTAGCACAGACGGTAGCAAGTGTTGATAAAGGATTATGGTATGCAAGATCGGCAGAATTCCATCATTTAGATTATATCCTTGTTTTCAAATGGCTACGTTTTATTGGAGATACAATCTTTGCAGTTGGAACCATTGTCCTCGCATACTTTGTTATTGGATTAAAATTTGGCTGGTCATATGAAAAATCAGACAAGTCATAA
- a CDS encoding DUF1858 domain-containing protein, with protein MMHSLIITPKTKISDLLEAYPQLEEVLIGIAPAFKKLKNPILRKVVAKVTTLSQAAVIGDIKVEELVLLLRKEVGQEGVGMMEVEENRFQTTRPDWHDTSSIVETLDIREKLNEGEQPMHDILSSIKRLKSNEMLKVIAPFIPAPIIDKTLSLQYEHWLVEKGHQEYWVFFKKQLPK; from the coding sequence ATGATGCATAGTTTGATAATCACCCCTAAGACAAAGATATCAGATCTTTTAGAAGCATATCCTCAACTAGAAGAGGTATTGATTGGGATTGCCCCTGCCTTTAAGAAATTAAAGAATCCTATCTTAAGAAAAGTGGTAGCTAAGGTGACAACCCTATCACAAGCAGCAGTCATTGGAGATATTAAGGTAGAAGAGCTGGTACTACTGTTACGAAAAGAGGTCGGGCAAGAAGGTGTTGGGATGATGGAGGTAGAAGAGAATCGCTTTCAGACCACACGCCCTGACTGGCATGACACATCATCGATCGTTGAGACCCTTGACATCAGAGAGAAGCTGAATGAAGGAGAGCAACCGATGCATGATATTTTATCCTCGATAAAGAGACTTAAATCGAATGAGATGCTCAAAGTAATTGCACCTTTCATTCCTGCCCCTATCATCGATAAGACCTTGAGTCTTCAATATGAACATTGGCTAGTAGAGAAAGGACATCAGGAGTATTGGGTTTTCTTTAAGAAACAGTTACCGAAATAA
- a CDS encoding DUF438 domain-containing protein, translating into MSELINNSKYRKEQLKQLILKLHEGETVEVVRRELAETLKEIPYGEVVEVEQELIQEGLPEEEVLQLCDIHGSVLEGNVDLSGVQDVPEGHPVDVFRKENIEITRVAEKAFQVLNSLEHVEPSEFMPFVYGVQGLFHQLMDVDKHYQRKEYLVFPYLERSDITAPPKIMWGKHDQIREQLKACIEILHTEGVTKEDLEDSIELLFLPTLQSIIDMVKKEEEILFPMSLDVLTTEDWWHINNQTLEFGYCLYDPTVAWKPEGMIEEVADTTISSDGNIQLPSGSFTSKEIMAILNSVPFDMTFVDKHDKVKYFTQGTERIFARNRSIINRDVRLCHPPGSTHIVEKIIEDFKSGAASHAPFWIQMKGKFIKIEYFALRGEDGEYLGTLEVSQDLAENRALEGERRILEYTNEKGDDDA; encoded by the coding sequence ATGAGTGAATTGATTAATAATTCGAAGTATCGAAAAGAACAGTTAAAGCAGTTAATACTTAAATTACATGAAGGTGAAACGGTAGAGGTGGTTCGTCGGGAGCTGGCTGAGACTTTAAAAGAGATCCCATATGGTGAAGTAGTAGAGGTTGAGCAAGAGTTAATACAGGAGGGATTACCAGAAGAGGAGGTGTTACAGCTTTGTGATATCCATGGCTCTGTGCTGGAAGGGAATGTGGACCTGAGTGGAGTACAAGATGTACCGGAAGGGCACCCTGTAGATGTATTTAGGAAAGAGAATATTGAGATCACAAGAGTAGCAGAGAAAGCTTTTCAGGTATTAAATTCATTAGAGCATGTGGAGCCGTCTGAGTTCATGCCATTTGTATATGGTGTTCAGGGTCTTTTTCATCAATTGATGGATGTGGATAAGCATTACCAACGTAAAGAGTATTTGGTTTTTCCATATTTAGAGAGGAGTGACATCACTGCTCCACCTAAGATTATGTGGGGTAAGCACGATCAGATAAGAGAGCAGCTTAAAGCGTGTATTGAGATTCTCCATACCGAAGGAGTTACGAAGGAAGATTTAGAAGACTCTATTGAACTGTTGTTTTTACCCACACTTCAGTCGATCATTGATATGGTTAAGAAGGAGGAGGAGATCCTTTTTCCTATGAGTTTAGATGTACTTACGACAGAGGATTGGTGGCATATAAACAATCAAACCCTTGAGTTTGGATATTGTCTTTATGATCCTACTGTAGCGTGGAAGCCAGAAGGAATGATAGAGGAGGTTGCTGATACGACAATCTCTTCGGATGGTAATATTCAGCTACCATCAGGCAGTTTTACGTCGAAAGAGATTATGGCCATCTTGAATTCTGTACCCTTCGATATGACCTTTGTGGACAAACATGATAAGGTGAAGTATTTCACACAAGGAACAGAGAGGATATTCGCTCGTAATCGTTCCATAATAAATAGAGATGTTAGGTTGTGTCACCCTCCTGGCAGTACACATATCGTAGAGAAGATCATTGAAGATTTTAAGTCGGGAGCTGCGTCGCATGCACCATTCTGGATTCAGATGAAAGGTAAATTTATAAAGATTGAATATTTTGCTCTACGTGGAGAAGATGGGGAATATCTTGGAACGTTAGAGGTATCTCAAGATCTTGCTGAGAACAGAGCATTAGAGGGAGAACGAAGAATATTAGAGTATACCAACGAGAAAGGGGACGATGATGCATAG